The genome window CGTCCAAAGTGCTGTGGAATAGCGGCGCATCTTGGGCAGCTGATATGCGGGATGCGAAAGCTAATTGGCCAAACCGAGATCCAGCGCCAGTCTGTTGATATGGATTTCCTCCGTAACCCCGACCCAAGAAAGATCTACTGGGTCCATTTCCTCGTCCTGTTTCGCGCTGATTTCGTGTGGAGCGGGATGGCCACTCTGATTGTCGTGGAGGATTGTCGTTGTTATCGGCTTGTCCGAAGTTCGATAGCCTGGATTGTGACTGGGCTAAGAACCTCGATGCATCTAGAGAACCAAGTCAGCTTGCTTGCAAGGCGTCGTAGAGAATAATAGGACATACACTCCGAAAACATCGCGTGCTCTCGACTCCTTCCGCCTCACGTGCGGGCAAATATGTAGGAACCAGTCCTTGTTGATGTAGATATCTGACGTGACGTAAATACGGTGATAGGCAACCACAGGTATCGCCGTGTAAGCGCAGAAGACGAGTGTTGTTTGGATTACCGGATCGCAATAATGGAGGCTGATAGATGGAAAGCGGAGGTGGTGAGGAGATAAATCTGTCGTCCAGGCAAAGGCAAAAAATCACGGCTGAGATGCAGATGAATGAATGGCTGGTTGTTAAAGGTTGGAGAGTGGAAGTACCCGACCCAGGTCATGAGGCGAGGCGGCAGATGGCAGATGGACGGTCCGGGGCTTATCAGCGAATGAGTCGCTGACCGATTGCGTCTATCCCAGTGCAGTCAGTGCCAGAGTGCCCAGGCAGATCCGCTGGGAGGACCCCTGTTAGTGGAGGTACTTTAACGGACAGGGCCACCTGGGCAGGCGGTCAATGACCTGAAGACGCGAGCACCTCAGGCGCCACAGGCAGCCGTGGGGTTGATGTGGAAGAGGCACACGACATGTCTAACAAGTACCGGCTGGAGTCAAAGAGCGGCTTGAGATACCTTCACGTGAGGTATTGCACCTCAAAGATGCACGCAATCACTCTCGTTTATTTTAGCATTCAACTCCACTTTGTTGACGATTCTTTGACTGCATGTTATTGCCACAAAACAGTTGCGATAGTGATCGTTTTTGTTGACGAGTAATCCGTATCTCATTCACATCATTACGACTGTTTTGAAACTCTCTTGACTCGTCGTTACTTGCCAAGTTGAATCAAGCTTCGCTTGGTCTTGTGACACTTTGAAGATCTCTGAGTCTCACTCAGTCCTCACGCGGAGGCAATTTGCTTGCGATATCAAACACAGCAACATATGACTTTCACTGTATCAAAGAAACAGATCAAACGACTCTGATCGCAAAGATAGTATATATACACTtacctatatatacttatcAAAGACAAAACACATCAACTGACCCAAAGACCAAAGGACTAACAAGACGTTATCGATCCATTCCCCTTGCGTCACCGATAACCACCAAGAAGCCTCCTAATCCCCATTCGGAGATGGGCCCTTCAGGCACGAGGTGCAGCACCCTCAAGGTTCCACTGATACTggatctgatctgatctgcTTGGTTGTCGAGTTGCTCCAGGGAGTTAGCTTGCCTGCTTGTGTCGTACAATGCTGTAACTCGTGACAGCTCAGCATCTCAAACCATAGCCACAGGCCCCAACATCTGACTTGTGCTACTCTCCAGTTTCCTCCCCATAGCGTGCCATATTTTCTGGTATTTCTACTAATTATGATCTGTAAAAACACAATATTTGGCTCATTTACACTATTTTGATCTTATCGTCACTATCGCCATCTCTGAGTCTAAATCTAGCCCGACCGGAGCCACCTCTAGCTCCCTCAGATAAACCACCCAGCTTCCTCCAACCCTAAATTTCTACCACTTACAACCCATCCATTCTCATTACCAAGTCACGTTCACGAAACACCAGCATCACCAAATCAGATACCTCTCTTATCTTACTCTGTACCTCGGTTTTGACGTCGCACCACCGCAAAGGACAGCTTGCACGTGCTTAACTCCATCCTCTTTAGCTCAAGGAAACCAAGCCCATCGATcagctcttcctcaacgaACCTCTCTACTTCAATTCTCATCAGCCTTCTCAGTCTCTTCCCATGTCGACCACACCGTGGGATTACATCGCCAAGCTCGTCTGCATCGGCGACTCAGGATGCGGCAAGTCCAGTCTTACCATTCGTCTCTGCGAAGGACGCTTTTCGCCTCATCACGACGTCACCATTGGCGTTGAATTCGGCTCCCGTATCGTCCCTGTCGGTCCTCCTCACTCAAAAATCGGCGCCGCCAATTCTTCAGACCCCGATaacaaagaccaagaagccGACGGTCTCCCTGAACCTCCTCGGGATGACTCCAACACACCCCAGAAGCATATGAAGCTTAGTCTTTGGGACACAGCTGGCCAGGAGACATACAAGTCTGTCACTCGATCTTACTTCCGAGGCGCAAGCGGTGCCTTGTTAGTCTTTGACCTGTCTCGAAAGCAAACCTTCCAGCATGTTACAGACTGGCTCAACGATCTACGACAGATCGCCGAGCCTGATATTGTGGTTATCCTGGTTGGTAACAAGGCAGATCTGACACAACAGGAGGACAACAAGCGTGAGGTCACACGTGAGGAGGCAGAGGAGTGGGCCAAGCGTAACGGGGTTATGGAATACGTCGAGACAAGCGCAAAGAGTGGCGAGAATGTGGAAAAGGCTTTCATGCGGGTAGCAGAGAGGATATACAACAACATCCAGGCGGGCAAGTATGATCTCAATGATAGAAGATCTGGGGTCAAGGGTGCAGGGGCTGGTGGAAACCGCCAAGTCAAGCTATCTGGAGATGCCAACAAGTCAGCGGGAGGTGGCTGTTGCTAGAGGATAGCCCAGGACAATACGAAGAGGAGGGCACAAATGATCTACAGACACACGACGCATCATGATACCCAGTCAGCCAGCAaacgtcgtcatcatcgaaCAAGTGTATGAAAAGCTCAATATGAATTGTACACAATAATGCATAATACATTGCCGGCCTTACCGAGGCCACCTTTATTAAGGACGCAACAGAAATGACAATATCATAGCATTACCGAAACAAGATCCATCCATAACTGCCTCGTTTTGTTGATCCTGCTtcgtcttttcttccttcgtCCCTTGCTTTGATTTCCCAACAAATCCCGCGACTCGTCTTTTACATGGATTCCCCAATTCTATATCCTTGCAGCACGTTTTCGAAATCGAATAACACAAACACGTCTGCATGGCGGTGCATGAGACAGCTCGTCTAGATCACTGTGTAatcgagagaagagagattgCTCAAAACGTTGATCAATCCC of Fusarium oxysporum Fo47 chromosome I, complete sequence contains these proteins:
- a CDS encoding P-loop containing nucleoside triphosphate hydrolase protein translates to MSTTPWDYIAKLVCIGDSGCGKSSLTIRLCEGRFSPHHDVTIGVEFGSRIVPVGPPHSKIGAANSSDPDNKDQEADGLPEPPRDDSNTPQKHMKLSLWDTAGQETYKSVTRSYFRGASGALLVFDLSRKQTFQHVTDWLNDLRQIAEPDIVVILVGNKADLTQQEDNKREVTREEAEEWAKRNGVMEYVETSAKSGENVEKAFMRVAERIYNNIQAGKYDLNDRRSGVKGAGAGGNRQVKLSGDANKSAGGGCC